A window of Leeia aquatica genomic DNA:
CCGCGTTCGTTATACGGCAATTGTTTGCACAGTCGCCAACGGCGCGGCAGCAATACCGGGTCATAATGTTGCAACAGGTGGGTTTTCAGGGCAGACAGCAGCTCTGTGCGCACCAGCGGCGCCAGCTGCGAGGGTACCAGCACGCCCCCCAGAACGGCTCGCCCGCCCAGGGTAACTGGCGCCAAGGCAGCCTCCTGAACCCAATCATGTTGCCGCAGCAGGGTTTCCATCGCATCCAGCGAGACCCGCTTTTCGGCTATCTTGACGATACGATCCAGCCGCCCCATCAGCTCAAACCGGCCATCACGGGCAAAACGTACCGCATCCTCGGTTTGCCAGACACCCGGCGGCGGTAAAAATGGGGACTGTACCCGCAGTGCGCCTTGCGCATTGGCATCCAGAAACACCGTGGGCAACGCCTGCCAGCGCGCATCTTGCTGCTGGTCACGCCAGGCCATGCCTCCGGTTTCCGTGCTGCCCAATACCTCCAGTACCGGAAGTTGCCAGGCTTGCTGCAGCCGACACGCATCCATGCTCGACAGTAAGCCACCGGAGGAAAAAACCGCCTTGAGTCGCCCTGCCACCTGCTCGGGCCGGAGGAGCTCCGGCAGGCGGGATAACTGCGAAGGGGAAGAAACCAGTATGGCGCCAGGCAAGGCTTCCAGCCGCTCCATCAATCCGGCTGGCTCGCTGACGACGTCGTTGTCCCACACTCGACCGGCACGTAATGGCCACAGCAAACGGAAGAGCAAGCCATAAACATGGTGTACCGGCACCGTGCTCAGTACAGGTGCTCGCCCCAGCTGTGAACCCCAGCATTGTTCCAGCACATCACACTCACGCAGCAGCTGATCCAGCTGCTTTGGCACGCACTTGGGTTCGCCACTGCTTCCGGATGTGTATAACTCGATCTGATGTACATCTGCCGGGGTGGGCTCCGGCAGCGTCTGCAAGGCAGCCAGGGTCGCTGGCTGAAAATTGGGCGGAATGACAGCAATATCGCCATCCGCCAATGCCGCGATCAACGCGGACAAAAACGCCAACGGCTCAGCAGCCGTGAGCAGGCGGCGCCGCGGTCGGCCATCACCCCGCACAGATTGGCGGGCGGCCTCATGCAACACCGATGCGGTAATGCGCTGCGAGCCGGCACAGGCCACCACGCTGTCGGGAAGCAGGCCAGGCGCCAAGCGTGCCAACAAGGGGAGCGTCATGCCGCAGCCCCTGCTTTGACACGTTTGCGCACCAGCATTTCGCCCAGAAACAATACCCCCATCAGCGCATACGAGACCAAGCCGTTATACACCAGCCAGGCCTGCCGTGAATGCAGTGTGGTGGCCAGCGCCACCAAGGCATTGAGCAGAAAAAAACCACACCATACCTTGGTCACCTGCCGGGTGTAATGCACGGCAGCAGGGGGCAATGCAGGCTCACGCAAGCGGGCAAAACGCTCGATCATGCTGGGAGGGGCCCAGAGCGTACGGGCAAACAGCATCAACATGATGCTGCTGACGGCAATCGGGTAATACAGCAGAAGTTCAGCCCGGTTGCTGAGTGAAATGGCTGTGGCAAGGCTGGCCAGCAGCATGACGCCCAACCACTCCACCCACGCCATGTCCATGACGAAGCGCAACCCCATCAGCCCATAGCGCAACACCAGCAGGGTCAGCAGCATGAGGCCCAGCCAGCGCGGCTGTATGGTTTGCAGGCCATAGTACACTGCAAACGGGTAAGCCAGACTCAGCAGTACCAGCAGACCACTGAGCAGACGATGCCCGCGCAAGGTCATGCAGCCAGCAGTTGCTGAACCGCAGCAATCACATCGCCAACCGTGCGGACTTCCTTGAAGTCTTGCGGTTGAATGCGGCGACCCGTCAACTTCTGCAAGCCGATGGCCAACTCGACAGCATCAATGCTGTCCAGATCAAATTCTGTAAACAAATTGGCGCCAGCGTGCACCCGCTCTGGTTCAATTTCGAAGTTCTCACTCAGTATCTGCTTGATATGATCGAGAATGGTTTGATCTGTCATGCTCATGGTAGGTACTTCCAATACGTTTGTTTTTATTGGTGTGCTTGCTGGCGTACCAAGGCCGCCAGCGCTGCAATACTGCGAAAGTGTTCCCGGGTACTGCTATCTCCGGCTTCCAGCTCAATCTGGTACTTCTTCTTGAGGGCAATACCCAGTTCCAGCGCATCAATCGAGTCCAGCCCCAAACCCTCGCCAAACAGCGGGGCGTCCGTCACGATGTCCTCCGGGGTCATGTCCTCCAGGCTGAGGGCATCAATCAGCAGTTGTTTGATCTCGTGTTCAAGCGTATCCATACTCAGTCAGTCTCGATTGGAAAAGGGCATGCAATGCTTCGGAAAGCTTGCGTGCGCCGATGGAGGGATTGGCAACCTCACCGATCAGTTGCGATACATCGGTCTGTGCCAGGACACGAACCGTAAATACAAAAGGTTGCGTCGGCGCAAGCCACCAGGATGCGCCCTTGGTCAGCGTCGGTGGCGTACAGTGCAGCAACACCGGCACAACCCTGGCCGTAGCCCGCAAGGCCACATGCGCCGCGCCACGCTGGAACTTCATGGACTCACCAGGCACCGTTCTCGTCCCTTCCGGAAACAGGATCAGCGCATCACCTGCGCTAATGGCCTCGGCACACGCATCCAGCGCCTGCTCCGGCGATGTGTTCTGCACATACCCTGTCGCCCGCACGATCCCCCAGAAGAAGGGGTTTTTCCACAACGCCCCTTTTACCAGACAATTGGCCTCCGGCATCAACGCCAGCAATACGACCACATCCAGGTAGCTGGGATGATTGGCCAGCACCAGACTCTGCCGCAGCGTTGCCAGCTGCGCCACATCGTGCACCACCAACTGCATACAGCCGGTAACCCGCAATGTGCCGAGTAAACCCCGGAAGAAGAAGTTAACCATCTTGCGGGCATGCCGCTGCTTCTTCTGCACCGAGCCCGGCCATAACAGTCGATACAACACGCACAAGGTGGACACGCCAATGCCACCTATGGCAAAAAAGCTGAAGCACGCGATTTGAATACCGGTGCGCCACATACGGCTCAAAGTCCTCATGGAAGCAAGGTCCAAGTCCATGAGCCACGCTGGCCGGTCCACGTGGCGGCCCCTTTACCCTGCAGCGCCGTGAGGCACGCGTCAACTTGAGCAGCGGGCAGCGGACTATCCTCGCAAACACTGGCATCAAAGGTCAGCTGCAACCGAGCCCCATCTCCCCCGCCCAGCAGCACAGCCAGCCCGCAAGGCGTGGCAGGATCTGCCTTTTGCGCAGCAAACGGCTGAGGTGCGGGCTCTTCCGCAAACAGAAACAATATCGGCCTGGACGGGCTGCGCTCATTGCGAATGCAAGCCTCCAGCAACCCCCAGCCCAAGGTTTCCGCACCGGCCGATACCGCAGTGATGGCCGAAGTATCCTGTCGGGAAATCGACAGGATGCCTGGCAGCGCATTGAGCACTGACAAACTGAACTGCGTAGGCGATGCCGCCTCGCCTTTCAGCAATCCCTGCACCACCTCTACCGTCCGTTTGAGTTCGCCGTGACGTGAGGCATAAACCAATTCAACAGACGACAAGCCCCCCCAGCACTGAGCGGCGGCCCATGACGCGCCCCTCGCCAAAGGCGACAATCTGCGGCGCAACATGGGCTCTATCTCCGCCCCGGCCAATTTGGCATCCATCGCTGGATCTGGCCAACTTGCCCAGCCCAGCAGGGGTGCTTGCCATCTCAACACCGTGCAGCCCCGCTTACAGCTTGTTCAGTTCCCGCTGAATAGCCATGCGCAGGTTATTGACCCAGCTGTTGTAGTTCGGATGAATCACGCGAATACCGTCGGGAGACTTGTCGTTCGGAGCCATCTGCCGATAAACATCCAGATTGGACACCTCATAGTTCAAGTTAATGCTGCTGCTGTACAGGATGGAGTATTTGGTTGCATCGTAGGGGATATTCACGACAGCTGTGTGCTTGTTACGCACCAGCACAGTTGCCACCAGCCCTTTGCCGTTCGGGTTGGAATGCACTTCCCAAGTCAGCCCGTTTCCTGCTGCGATGATCGCCTCACGCACTTGCTCAGCCTTGACCGGCTTGCCGGACGCGGTCGCCACAGGGATGTCAATCCAGTCAATCACCGGGGCCGATTGGCGAGCCTGCGCGGCAGACATCACGCCCAAGGTCAACAGTAAACCGGCAAAAATTGCTTTCATGTCGTACACACTCCTGAAGTTAAGCCAAAGAAATATATAAACCCACAACTATAACATGGATTTATGACTCTTTTCCAACTCGTTCATGACAAGCAATTTTTTTTCTAACGCATGTCATGCCAGCCATGACCGTAGACTGTTAAGCCCCTCTCACGCCCCCGGCGTAAACCTTCACACCGTGTCACGGTGGCAGCCCTTATACTCAGCGCATTCTGGTTCACTGCGTCTGCTCCGGGTTGGCCTCATGTGGTTTTATCGTTTGTTGTGCGGTTTGTCGTGCTGCCTGTTGCTGGCGTGCCAGCCGGAGCAGGCCGCTCCGCAGTGGGGGCATGATGCTTATATCTGGCAGCGTGCCTGGCGTCCGGCACTGCTGCAGTCGGTGCAAGAGGGCGGGGCGTTGTTCCAGCAGTGGCGGGTGCTAGGTTTGGAGGGCGACGCACGGTCCGGCAGCTGGTACCGGGTCAAGGTGGAGGCTGCCGCCTTGCAACACTCGGCGCACCCGGTGTGGCTGGTAGTGCGGATGAACGGGGCGCTCGGCCAATACAATGCGGCGGACACCCTGCGCACCATCATGGACACCCTGGCGCAGTGGCAAAGTCTGGGTATTCCGCTGGCCGGGCTGGAAATCGACCATGACTGTGGTGAGAACAGCCTGCCCGGCTATGCCCACTTTCTGCAGACCCTGCGGCAACAGCTCAAAGGCAAGTTACCGCTGTCGATCACCATGCTGCCTGCTTGGCTGGATAGCCCGCAGCTGGGCCACATCATCGCGGCCAGTGATCAGCGCGTACTGCAGGTGCATGCCGTGCAAAACCCGCGCAAGGGCTTGTTTCACTCGCAACAGGCCGAAGACTGGATTCGCCGCCTGTCCCGCTCGACAGATCAACCGTTTCGGGTTGCCTTGCCCAGTTATGGCTCGATGGTCAGTTTTGATGACTGGGGCAATCTGGTCGGTATTGAGAGTGAAGCCCGCACCGGCGTGACCGGCGCACAACGCCAGGAGCTGATTGTACCGCCCGCCCAGGTTGCCGCCTTGCTGCAGCGCTTGCGACAGGACCCGCCCAAAGGCCTGAGCGGCTTCGTCTGGTTTCGCCTGCCCACGCGCGAGGACCAGCGTGCCTGGCAGCTGGCTACCCTGCAAGCGGTGATCCACAACCAGCCTTTGCTGCCCCGGATACGGGTCGGGCTGACGGCCCGTGACAGCGCGGGACTGCACGACCTGACTTTAATCAACGATGGCAATGTGGATGCGCCCCTGCCTGCCATGCTGGAAGCCCCCTCCACCTGCGGCACGGGTGATGGCATCGGCCCCTACCGCGCGCAAGAGGGTGTCAACGGCCTGCTGTTGCAACGTCAGCAAGCCGGTCTGTTACGCCCCAGCCAGCGGCTCAATATTGGCTGGTTACGCTGCAGCGCCCCACCTTCCTCCCTCATCATTCACGACTGAGCCCACCCATGCGCCTTCGTCTCCCGCTGTCCCCACGCCTGTTGCTGGCCAGCTCCGTCCTGCTTGGACTGGTGGTCTATGCCTGCGGTCCGGAATTCAACCTGCTGCTGAGCGACCGGCGTTTCACCCTGCAAGCCCCCCCGAGCAGCGGTTTTCGCCACGATGCGCAGCGGCTGGTGCCCAAGCCCGCGTTGAAATTACCCGTAGGGCGTGATCTGGAAAAAGAGTGGGAGCAAGGGTTGTATGATCTGCCTCCCTTGCCGGATCGGGAATCCATCGACAAGCAAACCTTGAGCGCCAGTCAGTTCAAACAGGTACAAGCCATGCGCGCCGAGCGCAACGGTGAGCGCGCCTACGCACTGGGTCAAGGCCTGCCGGAAGCCATACGGCTCTACACCGCGGCCGCCGTCGACTATCGCGAACATGGCTTTGATACCGCTCTCCAGCGCTTTACTGCCATCTCGCAGTTACCTGAGGCAGAACAGCGCAGTCGCGGCGTCTGGGCGAACTATATGCTGGGCAAACTCTACAGCCTGAATGGAGATGCCCCCCAGGCGCACGCGGCATTTGCGCGCAGCCGGGAACGTGCCGCCCAAGGCTGGCCGGACCCGCTGTTTCTGGCGGTGGCCAGCTATGGTGAAGAGGCACGCCTGCTGCTGGACCAGGGCAAGCTGGAAGCCGCCCTCACCCTGTATGCCACCCAGGCCAGCTATGGGGATGCCAGCGGGCGCAGCTCCCTCAAGCAATTGGCCCGCACCCTGCTGCAACAACCGCAAGACACCCGCCTCATCCTGCACAATCCACTGGTTCAACGTCTGCTGGCCGCCTATGTGCTGGATCATGCCGGCAACCGGCTGCAGTGGGAAACCACCTTTGGCGATAAGCCCGATCTGAGCGACTTGCGGACCCAGGACTCCCCACTGCGTCAGCTCACCCTGCTAGTCCAGTCTGCCGGGCTGGCAGACTTTCCCGAATCGGGCCGTCTGGCCGCAGCCGCCTACGGCGGGGGAGACTATGCCCTGGCCCAAACCTGGGCGGAACGTGGCAAAGGCGCGTGGAACCACTGGGTGCTGGCCAAGCTGGCCCTGCGTGAAAGCAATCAGCGCCGTGCAGCCCAACACTATGCAGCTGCCTTGCGTCTGCTCACCTCTGCCGACAGTGACCGCACCCGCCTGCAACTGCAAGGCGAGGCCGCGCTGCTGCACCTCTCGCGGGATGAAACGCTTAAAGCCTTCCAGCTGCTCTACCAGCAAGCCGACCAGCACTGGATGGATGCGGCGTATCTGGCCGAGCGGGTCTTGACGGTGGAGGAGCTGAAAGCGTTTGTGGACCGCAAGGTGCCGCAACCACCCTCACCCGCGTACCGCATGGTGGATGGCCAGAAGCAGCCCGAGTACAACCCGGCCATGCGCTGGCCAGCCACCCAGCCCGCCGCCCAGCTGCGGGACTTGCTGGCACGCCGGCTGGTGCGGCATGGCCGTTACACCGAGGCCCTGCCCTACTTCCACGCGGCGGACAATGCCTGGTTTGCGGACCCGCAGGTCAGGGAGCATGTCGACGCCTATGCGTCAGCACTGGCAGACAGTCGTAGCGCCTGGACCCGCGCCGGGCGCGCCGAAGCGCTATACCGGGCGGCTCGGCTGGCGCGTGACCACGGCATGGAGATGATGGGCTATGAAATGGCGCCAGATTACTTCTCCAATGGCGGCCAGTACGAGGGTCCCGAAGTACCGCTGGAGGCGAATGATGCCTTTGTAGGACATAGCGAACGACGCGCCAACTGGCGTGAGAGCGCGCCACCGGAGCTGCGTTTCCACTATCGCCATACAGCCGCCCGGCTGGCCGAGCAGGCGGCAGATGCCGTCCCTTCTCACACACAAGCCTACGCCACCCTGCTGTGCAAGGCCGGAGCATGGGTGCAACGAAGCGATCCGGATCAATCCCGTACCTACTATTTGCGCTATCTCCAGCACGGCGCCTTGCTCGATGGCAAGGGGGGCATGCTGCTGGACAGCGAGAACATCCGCTTTGGTACCCACTGCCCTGAGCCGGACTTTGACGCGGCCGCACAGGCCGCACGCACCGAATACCTGCAATCTGCCGGACAGTGGGCAGCACAGAACCGGGTGTCACTGGTCGGGCTGGGCCTGCTGCTGATGCTGCTCACTGGCCCCGGCTTGTGGCAACGCTGGCGCAAGCGTCGCCCGGGTTAGAGCGGATCGGCGCGGTCGTCGTGCCAGCGCAGCTTGTCGTGCAGCCGCACCACGTCACCAATGATGATCAGCGCCGGCGAGCGAATGCCGTGCGTCTCGATCAAGCTGGGCAGGTCCGCCAAGGTGCCGGTGCGTACCCGCTGCTGCCGGGTGGTGGCCTGCTCAACCACGGCGACCGGTGTTTCCGGCAAGCGGCCATGCTCGATCAACTGACGGCAGATGTCCGGCGCCTGTGCCACGCCCATATAGACCACTACCGTTTCGCTGGGGTGGCTTAGCCGCGCCCAGTCCAGCCGGGTTTCTCCCTCGCGGCGATGACCGGTGACAAAGGTACAGGCTTGTGCGTAGTCGCGGTGTGTCAGCGGGATACCGGCATAACAGGAGGCCCCGGCAGCCGAGGTGATGCCTGGCACCACTTCAAACGGGATGCCATGCTCGGCCAGGGTTTCGATCTCTTCGCCGCCTCGGCCAAAGATGAAGGGGTCGCCGCCCTTCAGGCGCAGCACCTTCTTGCCTTGCTGCGCCAGCTCCACCATCAGCAGATTGATGTCCTGTTGCGGCAGCGCGTGGTTGTTGCTGCGCTTGCCGACGTACACCCGGTCCGCATCGCGGCGCACCAGCTCGAGAATAGCCGGGGCCACCAGATTGTCGTACAGCACCACATCCGCCAGTTGCATCAGGCGCAAGGCGCGGAAGGTCAGCAGATCCGGATTGCCGGGCCCCCCGCCCACCAGATAGACACAGCCCTGCTGCAGCTGGGCGGCATCCGCCGCCTCCAGTTGCCGTGTCAGCGTCTCACGGGCCGCCTCCAGTTGACCGGCGAACACCTGCTCGGCCACCGTGCCTTCCAGCACGTCCTCCCAAAACAGGCGACGGCTGGCCGGGTCCGGCAGTTTCTGTTTGGCCTGGCTGCGGAAGGAGCCCGCCAGCTTGGCCAGCTCGCCATAGCCGTGGGGGATCAGCCCTTCCAGCCGGGTTCGCAGATGACGCGCCAGCACCGGCACCCCACCTGAAGTCGAGACGGCAATCACCAGCGGGGAGCGATCGACAATGGCGGGCATGATGAAACGGCACAGCTCGGGTTGGTCCACCACATTGACCGGGATACGTTGTGCTTCAGCCGCCTCGAATACCGCTCGGTTCACCGCTGGGTCATTGGTTGCTGCAATCACCAGCCGCACTTCCTGCAGGTGCTCCGGCAGGAAACAGGCCGGCTGATGGCGCATGCGCCCTGCCGCGACTTCGGCTCTCAGCGCGTCGCACAACTCTGGCGCAACAATCTCCACCTTCGCATGTGCATCCTGCAGCAAGCGTGCCTTGCGCGCTGCCACCTCGCCACCGCCCACCACCAGCACAGGCAGATCGCGCAGCTGAAAGAAAACCGGGAAATAGTCCATATTGAGTCCTGAGCAGCCCTTCAGGGGGCTGGATTGGGGGAATCCT
This region includes:
- a CDS encoding lysophospholipid acyltransferase family protein, encoding MDRPAWLMDLDLASMRTLSRMWRTGIQIACFSFFAIGGIGVSTLCVLYRLLWPGSVQKKQRHARKMVNFFFRGLLGTLRVTGCMQLVVHDVAQLATLRQSLVLANHPSYLDVVVLLALMPEANCLVKGALWKNPFFWGIVRATGYVQNTSPEQALDACAEAISAGDALILFPEGTRTVPGESMKFQRGAAHVALRATARVVPVLLHCTPPTLTKGASWWLAPTQPFVFTVRVLAQTDVSQLIGEVANPSIGARKLSEALHALFQSRLTEYGYA
- the cysG gene encoding siroheme synthase CysG → MDYFPVFFQLRDLPVLVVGGGEVAARKARLLQDAHAKVEIVAPELCDALRAEVAAGRMRHQPACFLPEHLQEVRLVIAATNDPAVNRAVFEAAEAQRIPVNVVDQPELCRFIMPAIVDRSPLVIAVSTSGGVPVLARHLRTRLEGLIPHGYGELAKLAGSFRSQAKQKLPDPASRRLFWEDVLEGTVAEQVFAGQLEAARETLTRQLEAADAAQLQQGCVYLVGGGPGNPDLLTFRALRLMQLADVVLYDNLVAPAILELVRRDADRVYVGKRSNNHALPQQDINLLMVELAQQGKKVLRLKGGDPFIFGRGGEEIETLAEHGIPFEVVPGITSAAGASCYAGIPLTHRDYAQACTFVTGHRREGETRLDWARLSHPSETVVVYMGVAQAPDICRQLIEHGRLPETPVAVVEQATTRQQRVRTGTLADLPSLIETHGIRSPALIIIGDVVRLHDKLRWHDDRADPL
- a CDS encoding phosphopantetheine-binding protein, with product MDTLEHEIKQLLIDALSLEDMTPEDIVTDAPLFGEGLGLDSIDALELGIALKKKYQIELEAGDSSTREHFRSIAALAALVRQQAHQ
- a CDS encoding beta-ketoacyl synthase chain length factor is translated as MDAKLAGAEIEPMLRRRLSPLARGASWAAAQCWGGLSSVELVYASRHGELKRTVEVVQGLLKGEAASPTQFSLSVLNALPGILSISRQDTSAITAVSAGAETLGWGLLEACIRNERSPSRPILFLFAEEPAPQPFAAQKADPATPCGLAVLLGGGDGARLQLTFDASVCEDSPLPAAQVDACLTALQGKGAATWTGQRGSWTWTLLP
- a CDS encoding AMP-binding protein, with translation MTLPLLARLAPGLLPDSVVACAGSQRITASVLHEAARQSVRGDGRPRRRLLTAAEPLAFLSALIAALADGDIAVIPPNFQPATLAALQTLPEPTPADVHQIELYTSGSSGEPKCVPKQLDQLLRECDVLEQCWGSQLGRAPVLSTVPVHHVYGLLFRLLWPLRAGRVWDNDVVSEPAGLMERLEALPGAILVSSPSQLSRLPELLRPEQVAGRLKAVFSSGGLLSSMDACRLQQAWQLPVLEVLGSTETGGMAWRDQQQDARWQALPTVFLDANAQGALRVQSPFLPPPGVWQTEDAVRFARDGRFELMGRLDRIVKIAEKRVSLDAMETLLRQHDWVQEAALAPVTLGGRAVLGGVLVPSQLAPLVRTELLSALKTHLLQHYDPVLLPRRWRLCKQLPYNERGKLVQADLVRLLQEPQ
- a CDS encoding acyl carrier protein, whose amino-acid sequence is MSMTDQTILDHIKQILSENFEIEPERVHAGANLFTEFDLDSIDAVELAIGLQKLTGRRIQPQDFKEVRTVGDVIAAVQQLLAA
- a CDS encoding DUF3142 domain-containing protein, which encodes MWFYRLLCGLSCCLLLACQPEQAAPQWGHDAYIWQRAWRPALLQSVQEGGALFQQWRVLGLEGDARSGSWYRVKVEAAALQHSAHPVWLVVRMNGALGQYNAADTLRTIMDTLAQWQSLGIPLAGLEIDHDCGENSLPGYAHFLQTLRQQLKGKLPLSITMLPAWLDSPQLGHIIAASDQRVLQVHAVQNPRKGLFHSQQAEDWIRRLSRSTDQPFRVALPSYGSMVSFDDWGNLVGIESEARTGVTGAQRQELIVPPAQVAALLQRLRQDPPKGLSGFVWFRLPTREDQRAWQLATLQAVIHNQPLLPRIRVGLTARDSAGLHDLTLINDGNVDAPLPAMLEAPSTCGTGDGIGPYRAQEGVNGLLLQRQQAGLLRPSQRLNIGWLRCSAPPSSLIIHD